The Roseovarius indicus genome has a segment encoding these proteins:
- a CDS encoding Hint domain-containing protein encodes MAPTNNPGIVDGEDTGENMGLGYDDSNAPTDQGGDQITNGDDTIYGNGGDDTIDGAGGNDVIFGDGPDGTSGGSAREIFQWADAPGFADLAYASGFTQDTGEASITFSIENEDAGTQSQYQTEDQLTAGLDDEVAEDASFESVTNVNGNSTTYRWTSDEGTIEDVEFRVNDLDGDGLVEVRAYDENGNEVPVYIEDAGTGIDTSSTNGLPGDNFADSNDQNYTDDNDPEHSFKVSIPGPVAYFEVVHSQDGGGNSGVNVTDIAFNVSGGDVGTPGNDDLSGGDGDDVIDGGGGEDTIDGGDGDDTLSGGDDNDTITGGDGNDVVEDMDGDNTIDTSSDLGQAALPDRGYPGLFPADSDPNDDRDMVTTGDGNDSIRTGDDADTIVSGGGNDTINSGIDDDEVYAGDGDDLITTGEGSDYVEAGDGNDTVYGGLGPSFPDELNITDEDTGFPSPDLVTDNGMDTIYGGAGEDVIYGEDDNDLIFGGDDNDYIDGGIDQDTIDAGEGDDTLIGGQGDDFLDGNIGNDEMTGGDGNDTFLELSAEGADTITDFGVGDTGSITDGDQTNNDFVDLSSFYNDTTVADVNAAGGDFDTPLEMMRADAEDGRLDGNIDGTDYSGQIGGVDLTLQDGAGGAVTGSALTYDNTNVPCFVSGTLIATRRGSVPIEELKAGDEVITMDHGFQKIRWIGSTTVPAEGSLAPVVIRKGAMGNERDLRVSPQHRMLVRGWHVELMFGKPEALVPAKALINDETVFPLEGGTVDYFHMMFDRHELVYAEGIPSESFHPGHVGMGAFAEDAREEILQLFPELREDVTAYSEPVRPTLKVREARVLAENPELIKE; translated from the coding sequence ATGGCCCCGACCAATAATCCCGGCATTGTCGACGGTGAAGATACCGGCGAGAACATGGGTCTCGGTTACGATGACTCGAACGCTCCGACCGATCAGGGCGGAGACCAGATCACCAATGGCGACGACACGATCTACGGCAATGGCGGTGACGACACCATCGATGGTGCCGGCGGCAATGACGTGATTTTCGGCGACGGGCCCGACGGTACGTCCGGTGGCAGCGCGCGTGAAATCTTCCAGTGGGCCGACGCCCCCGGCTTCGCCGATCTCGCCTATGCCAGCGGTTTCACCCAGGACACCGGCGAAGCGTCGATCACCTTCTCCATCGAGAACGAGGATGCAGGGACGCAGAGCCAGTACCAGACCGAGGATCAGCTGACCGCGGGCCTCGACGATGAGGTGGCCGAGGACGCGTCTTTCGAATCCGTGACCAACGTCAACGGCAACAGCACCACCTACCGCTGGACCTCTGACGAAGGCACGATCGAGGATGTCGAGTTCCGTGTGAACGACCTTGACGGCGACGGCCTTGTCGAAGTGCGCGCCTACGATGAGAACGGCAACGAGGTTCCCGTTTACATCGAGGACGCCGGAACCGGTATCGACACCTCGAGCACCAACGGCCTGCCCGGCGACAACTTCGCCGACAGCAACGACCAGAACTACACCGATGACAACGACCCCGAGCATTCCTTCAAGGTCAGCATCCCGGGTCCGGTCGCCTATTTCGAAGTGGTCCACAGCCAGGACGGCGGCGGCAACAGCGGCGTCAACGTCACGGATATCGCCTTCAACGTCTCGGGTGGAGATGTCGGAACGCCGGGCAATGACGACCTGAGCGGCGGCGACGGCGACGATGTCATCGATGGCGGTGGCGGCGAGGATACGATCGACGGCGGTGACGGCGACGACACGCTCTCGGGCGGTGACGACAACGACACCATCACAGGTGGCGACGGCAACGACGTCGTGGAAGACATGGATGGCGACAACACCATCGACACGTCGTCCGACCTCGGCCAGGCGGCCCTGCCCGATCGCGGCTATCCGGGCCTGTTCCCGGCCGACAGCGACCCGAACGACGATCGCGACATGGTCACGACCGGCGACGGCAACGACAGCATCCGCACCGGCGACGACGCCGACACCATCGTGTCGGGCGGCGGCAACGACACGATCAACTCGGGCATCGACGATGACGAGGTCTATGCCGGTGACGGCGACGACCTGATCACCACCGGCGAAGGCTCGGATTACGTCGAAGCGGGCGACGGCAACGACACCGTCTATGGCGGCCTTGGCCCGAGCTTCCCCGATGAACTGAACATCACCGACGAAGACACCGGCTTCCCCAGCCCCGACCTGGTGACCGACAACGGCATGGACACGATCTATGGCGGCGCGGGCGAGGACGTGATCTATGGCGAAGACGACAATGACCTGATCTTCGGCGGCGACGATAACGACTATATCGACGGCGGCATCGACCAGGATACGATCGACGCCGGCGAAGGTGACGACACGCTGATCGGCGGTCAGGGCGACGACTTCCTCGACGGCAATATCGGCAATGACGAAATGACCGGCGGCGACGGCAACGACACGTTCCTCGAGCTGTCGGCCGAGGGTGCCGACACGATCACCGACTTCGGCGTCGGCGACACCGGCTCGATCACCGATGGCGACCAGACCAACAACGACTTCGTCGACCTCAGCAGCTTCTACAACGACACCACGGTGGCCGATGTGAACGCAGCCGGCGGCGACTTCGACACCCCGCTCGAAATGATGCGCGCGGATGCCGAGGATGGTCGTCTCGACGGTAACATCGACGGAACCGACTACTCGGGTCAGATCGGCGGTGTCGATCTCACGCTGCAGGACGGTGCCGGCGGGGCTGTCACCGGGTCGGCTCTGACCTACGACAACACCAACGTGCCCTGCTTCGTCTCCGGCACCCTGATCGCCACGCGCCGCGGCTCTGTTCCGATCGAGGAACTCAAGGCAGGCGACGAAGTGATCACCATGGACCACGGCTTCCAGAAGATCCGCTGGATCGGCTCGACGACCGTCCCGGCGGAGGGCAGCCTTGCCCCGGTGGTGATCCGCAAGGGCGCCATGGGCAACGAGCGTGACCTGCGCGTCTCGCCGCAGCACCGGATGCTGGTGCGTGGCTGGCACGTGGAGCTGATGTTCGGCAAGCCCGAGGCCCTGGTGCCCGCGAAGGCACTGATCAACGACGAGACGGTCTTCCCGCTGGAAGGCGGCACGGTGGATTACTTCCACATGATGTTCGACCGTCACGAGCTGGTCTATGCCGAGGGCATCCCGTCGGAAAGCTTCCACCCCGGTCACGTGGGCATGGGCGCCTTTGCCGAGGATGCCCGCGAGGAAATCCTGCAGCTCTTCCCGGAACTGCGCGAGGATGTCACGGCCTATTCCGAGCCGGTGCGCCCGACCCTGAAGGTGCGCGAAGCCCGGGTGCTGGCCGAGAACCCCGAACTGATCAAAGAGTAA
- a CDS encoding MarR family transcriptional regulator, whose protein sequence is MSDSPDIEAMNAPVTGSAGRALLVLGLVLDHGPVSPQHLTDLSGLSRTAVHRAIHALIDQGFVRYQLGKMHVIVTSGLRDSFRGAFFSPPGIDPVSKAVDEALKHRRMQCEIAVLSPDGEARLVETTMPDQEAELDFLESDLVSVLLSRFDPVAVTRMTARALRASGGDATVEHDFLDRYRQAQYQGYIWNAQQGALCVRVKDDSDQAVAIRLISGGSGRVRQRDCVETAEAIGRLLPGMFPNLSTIRE, encoded by the coding sequence ATGAGCGACAGCCCCGACATCGAGGCCATGAATGCCCCCGTGACCGGCTCGGCTGGCCGGGCCCTCCTGGTTCTGGGTCTGGTGCTGGATCATGGACCGGTGTCCCCGCAACACCTGACGGACCTGAGCGGGCTCAGCCGCACGGCCGTGCATCGCGCCATCCATGCGCTGATCGACCAGGGCTTCGTGCGCTATCAACTGGGCAAGATGCACGTAATCGTCACGTCCGGTCTGCGCGACAGTTTTCGCGGCGCGTTTTTCAGCCCGCCCGGCATCGATCCTGTCTCGAAAGCCGTGGACGAGGCGCTCAAGCACCGCAGAATGCAGTGTGAAATCGCGGTCTTAAGCCCGGACGGCGAAGCGCGCCTCGTCGAAACCACCATGCCGGACCAGGAGGCCGAACTCGACTTCCTCGAAAGCGATCTGGTCTCTGTCCTGCTGTCACGGTTCGACCCGGTTGCGGTGACCCGCATGACCGCCCGCGCCCTGCGGGCCTCCGGCGGCGATGCCACCGTGGAGCATGATTTCCTCGATCGTTACAGGCAGGCACAGTACCAGGGCTATATCTGGAATGCGCAGCAAGGCGCGCTTTGCGTTCGGGTTAAGGACGATTCGGATCAGGCCGTAGCGATTCGCCTTATTTCCGGTGGGTCGGGGCGCGTCAGACAGCGAGATTGTGTCGAAACTGCGGAGGCAATTGGGCGGCTACTTCCCGGAATGTTTCCAAATCTGTCCACAATACGCGAGTGA
- a CDS encoding LysR family transcriptional regulator gives MVIVEEGGITAAATRLLRRQPTVSVALGRLEAQIGSRLIERGGGAFRLTSAGRELYRECTEIYGSISRLADLTQSATKELTGHVEILLASHVVTPILDQTLVDFHRAYPEVSFEIRIETSRNVLRGVLEKTAPFGICLLNRRLAKLEYERIYREHFGFFCGPPHPLYGRRNLDISDLRGCAGVSFETDSMDDALRPVAIFRRDNDLDHNIVGRSTHLEEVRRLISCGLGIGPLPIHVVRQDLENGTLWRLPPYENPPAVDIYVVTNPASRLSRAEGKFLSALKAQIAAKTLADRTYDGLSPLGFSPKPVGPVQAQ, from the coding sequence GTGGTGATCGTCGAGGAAGGCGGGATCACGGCGGCCGCAACCCGCCTCCTGCGACGCCAGCCAACGGTCAGCGTTGCCCTCGGCCGCCTCGAGGCGCAAATCGGCAGCCGCCTTATAGAACGTGGGGGCGGCGCGTTCCGGCTGACCTCTGCAGGGCGGGAACTTTACCGCGAATGCACCGAAATCTACGGCTCGATCTCCCGGCTGGCGGACCTGACCCAATCGGCCACCAAGGAGCTGACGGGGCATGTCGAAATCCTGCTGGCCAGCCACGTTGTCACCCCGATCCTCGACCAGACCCTCGTCGACTTCCACCGCGCCTATCCAGAGGTCAGTTTCGAAATCCGTATCGAGACCAGCCGCAATGTTTTGCGCGGTGTGCTGGAAAAAACGGCACCTTTCGGGATCTGTCTGCTCAATCGCCGGTTGGCAAAACTGGAATACGAACGAATCTATCGCGAGCATTTCGGTTTCTTCTGCGGCCCCCCTCACCCGCTTTACGGACGGCGGAACCTCGATATCAGCGATCTGCGCGGCTGTGCCGGAGTGTCCTTCGAAACCGACAGCATGGACGATGCCCTGCGGCCGGTGGCCATCTTCCGCCGCGATAACGACCTCGATCACAACATCGTTGGCCGGTCGACCCACCTGGAAGAGGTGCGGCGGCTGATTTCCTGCGGCCTGGGCATCGGCCCGCTCCCCATCCACGTGGTGCGGCAGGATCTGGAGAACGGCACGCTGTGGCGCTTGCCGCCCTACGAAAACCCGCCGGCTGTCGACATTTACGTCGTTACCAACCCCGCAAGCCGGCTCAGCCGGGCCGAGGGGAAGTTCCTTTCGGCCCTGAAGGCGCAGATCGCCGCCAAGACACTCGCCGACCGCACCTATGACGGGCTCAGTCCTCTGGGTTTCTCGCCCAAGCCGGTCGGGCCGGTGCAGGCGCAATGA
- a CDS encoding ABC transporter substrate-binding protein, protein MTTFRLLTATAVGALVTAGAAMAADCPIKIGGIAPLSAPGTVVGGEAMREAMLIAEEDINAAGGVLGCDIEVVIGDSEGLPEKGAALMEKFISQDGVVAVGGGYHSSVGVASKDVAQRLGVPTVFAETWNDTITGDKQKYIFRIAPLSSWASATIWQFALTVPGVEKVAILTENTDYGIPASQETAKGLESGGVESTTFSVDIGTQDYAGIVQRIKAENPDMIITLVTGEAAYNFTQQAADAGIGPLDLPFVTGQDALESGAYWQNVPDGQNAFVQRIGVPETQFTEKGKAFAATYKERMGKSDVESYAMEAYDSIAIIAQAIEEAGSTDADAIVTALEGIEHDGTLGKIYFPYGTQKDPSEDGKGDEWWHQWPDPALTMIQYQEEGQDSTSAAIVYPDAYKTAEPVFVNE, encoded by the coding sequence ATGACGACTTTCAGATTGCTGACCGCCACCGCGGTCGGCGCCCTTGTGACGGCCGGCGCCGCCATGGCCGCCGATTGCCCCATCAAGATCGGCGGTATCGCCCCGCTTTCGGCCCCCGGCACCGTGGTCGGCGGTGAGGCGATGCGCGAGGCGATGCTGATCGCCGAGGAAGACATCAACGCGGCCGGCGGCGTGCTGGGCTGCGACATCGAGGTGGTGATCGGCGATTCCGAGGGCCTGCCCGAGAAGGGTGCCGCCCTGATGGAGAAATTCATTTCGCAGGATGGCGTTGTCGCCGTGGGTGGCGGCTATCACAGTTCGGTCGGCGTGGCGTCGAAGGACGTGGCGCAACGCCTTGGCGTGCCGACGGTCTTCGCCGAGACGTGGAATGACACCATCACCGGCGACAAGCAGAAATACATCTTCCGCATCGCGCCGCTCAGCTCGTGGGCCTCGGCAACCATCTGGCAATTTGCGCTGACCGTGCCGGGCGTCGAAAAGGTGGCGATCCTGACCGAGAACACCGACTACGGCATTCCCGCCTCGCAGGAAACCGCGAAGGGCCTGGAAAGCGGCGGCGTGGAAAGCACCACCTTCTCGGTGGATATCGGCACGCAGGACTATGCCGGCATCGTGCAGCGGATCAAGGCCGAGAACCCGGACATGATCATTACCCTGGTGACGGGCGAGGCCGCCTACAACTTCACCCAGCAGGCTGCGGATGCCGGCATCGGGCCGCTCGATCTGCCCTTCGTGACCGGGCAGGACGCGCTGGAATCGGGCGCCTACTGGCAGAACGTGCCGGACGGGCAGAACGCCTTCGTGCAGCGGATCGGCGTGCCCGAGACCCAGTTCACCGAAAAGGGCAAGGCCTTCGCCGCCACCTACAAGGAGCGGATGGGCAAGTCTGACGTCGAGAGCTACGCGATGGAGGCCTACGATTCGATCGCCATCATTGCCCAGGCGATCGAAGAGGCCGGTTCGACTGACGCCGACGCGATCGTCACGGCACTGGAAGGGATCGAGCATGACGGTACGCTCGGCAAGATCTACTTCCCCTATGGCACGCAGAAAGACCCGTCTGAAGATGGCAAGGGCGACGAATGGTGGCACCAGTGGCCCGATCCGGCGCTGACCATGATCCAGTACCAGGAAGAAGGGCAGGACTCGACCAGTGCGGCGATCGTCTACCCGGATGCCTACAAGACGGCTGAACCCGTTTTCGTGAACGAGTGA
- a CDS encoding branched-chain amino acid ABC transporter permease gives MEFPLLFWGVLAWMIFWAVAGSILIKRRYLARDLDTSNAAFIGTMAGASLGPVGLAAVWAATPRASVYLTTSLALLTVLIVAVTFSFADPDNICVVSGGFVASQFVNGLIIGIIYGFMALGLSLIFSILGVVSFAHGEFYMIGGMLVYFITEVWFPGINPLMGVLGACLVAFLLGAAFERLMLTPMYHGKIDRPIEYGILVTFGLAFTLQYFVQALVGANPVKAQRFLEFPRWRFPAEADPIWIKTSRGSMTLFEQVTISSPRFTAAITCILVLAALLFLMHRTWTGKALRAVSQDREAAAITGINPNTMNMLAFALGGMIAALAGALLVQAFSWLPQVGAIPAMRSFVIVVLGGLGSLPGAFIGGIMVGLVEAAGTGCVPDAQKAASYIPAYGMIVLTLTLLLRPTGMFGRRFASGMHGQG, from the coding sequence GTGGAATTTCCGTTGCTGTTCTGGGGCGTGCTGGCCTGGATGATCTTCTGGGCTGTCGCCGGAAGCATTCTCATCAAGCGCCGCTATCTCGCCCGCGATCTCGACACGTCGAACGCGGCCTTCATCGGCACCATGGCCGGCGCCTCGCTTGGCCCGGTTGGGCTGGCTGCGGTCTGGGCGGCGACGCCGCGCGCGTCGGTTTACCTGACCACGTCGCTGGCGCTGCTGACCGTGCTGATCGTCGCGGTGACGTTCAGTTTCGCCGACCCCGACAATATCTGCGTCGTCTCCGGTGGTTTCGTGGCCAGCCAGTTCGTGAACGGGCTGATCATAGGCATCATCTACGGGTTCATGGCGCTTGGCCTGTCGCTGATCTTTTCGATCCTCGGTGTGGTCAGCTTCGCCCATGGGGAATTCTACATGATCGGCGGGATGCTGGTTTATTTCATCACCGAGGTCTGGTTTCCCGGGATCAACCCGCTGATGGGGGTGTTGGGCGCCTGCCTCGTGGCCTTCCTGCTGGGCGCGGCGTTCGAGCGGCTGATGCTGACGCCGATGTATCACGGCAAGATCGACCGGCCGATCGAATACGGGATCCTCGTGACCTTCGGCCTGGCCTTCACGCTGCAGTATTTCGTGCAGGCTCTGGTGGGCGCCAACCCGGTGAAAGCGCAGCGCTTCCTCGAATTCCCGCGCTGGCGTTTCCCCGCCGAGGCCGACCCGATCTGGATCAAGACCAGCCGGGGCAGCATGACGCTCTTCGAGCAGGTCACCATTTCCAGCCCGCGTTTCACCGCGGCCATCACCTGCATCCTCGTTCTGGCGGCGCTTCTCTTCCTGATGCATCGCACGTGGACAGGAAAAGCCCTGCGCGCCGTTAGCCAGGACCGCGAGGCCGCCGCCATCACCGGCATCAACCCCAACACGATGAACATGCTGGCCTTCGCCCTAGGGGGCATGATCGCCGCGCTGGCCGGCGCGCTGCTGGTGCAGGCCTTTTCATGGTTGCCGCAGGTGGGCGCCATCCCCGCGATGCGCTCCTTCGTGATCGTCGTGCTGGGCGGGCTCGGCTCTTTGCCCGGGGCCTTCATCGGCGGCATCATGGTCGGCCTTGTCGAGGCCGCGGGGACCGGCTGTGTTCCCGACGCTCAGAAAGCCGCCAGCTATATCCCGGCCTACGGCATGATCGTGCTCACGCTCACGCTGCTGCTGCGGCCCACGGGCATGTTCGGCCGCCGCTTCGCCAGCGGCATGCACGGACAGGGCTAG